The nucleotide sequence AGAGGAACATTACGAAGAGCTTGTGATTCCGACCGATAATGCGCTGACCATACCGCTAGATAATCATTTGCGGCAGGCGAACCCGGATGTCACTTTTGTGATTGATGATGACATCACTTGTGATGTATCGATGCAGGTTATTGCAAATTCATCCTTCGGGAAAACTATCAGGAAAGCGGATCTGGAGAGCCTGCTGCCACAAATGGACATACTCTTAAATGATTTGGGAGGGATGTTTTCATCCTGGTTTATGCCGGAAGTCAGCGGTGTCGTAATGCACTTCGCTACTGAACAGACAGGTGTGATCACGGTTTCTAACGATACCATCATCCCGATCGAGAAGGGGAAAGCGATTGTGGACGTGAAGCAACTCCCTGAAAATACTGTGTTGACATTACCATCTCCTGCGATTCGTATTACGCCCTGGCTGGAATCCACCTCAAACTAGCGGCGCTTCAATTCAGGGCTGAACGCTGTGTTGCTCAGTCCTGCTTTCTCTTCCATCGAACACTTGTTTGCGATCTCCGGCTTGTCACTTTTGTTCATTTATAGACTTGATGCTAAACTAAGTCCATAAATGAACAAGATGAGACGGTGATCATGAATACGCATACCGTGGCGGCGAATCAGCCCCTTGAACAAGCAGGTAATCAGGTACTGCCGGTTGTGTTTAATATTCTGGATAAGTGGCATTGCAGCCAGAATCAGCAGATGGCGCTGCTTGGGTTATCAAGCCGCTCAACACTGAACAAGTATCGCTCCAGCCCTGAATCAGCCAAGGTGTCCAAAGACTTGCTGGAGCGGATGAGCTACATCCTGAATATCCATAAATGCTTGCGTATTTTATTTACTCATGAAGACAGCGTGTACCAGTGGGTGCAAAAGCCGAATTCACACCCGTTTTTTGCCGGGCGAAGTGCGATGGAGGTGATGGGCCAGGGGAAGGTTGCCGATTTGTATGAAGTCGCTACACGTCTGAACGCCTGGCGCGGGGGACGCTCCTGACATGCCGAATGAATACACTCTCAAGCACTTCAGGGATCAGCCTTGCTATCGCTTAATTCCCTCGAAGTATCCGCCCATCAATTTGTATGAAGATGTCGCAGAGCCTGATCAGTTGGAAGCTGTCTTTGCTGTTGAAGCCCTGACCAACCCTCGTCTGGCTGAAGAAACCGGGTCGTTTGCTCGTGTACCGGTTGAGGAAAGGCTGGTTGGTATTCCTCATTGCAGCTATGTGATGGCTGCATTCACGCATGTAAACCCGGATGGGGGGCGCTTTAATACGGCAGACTTCGGGGCCTATTATGCGACAAGGGATATCAATACTGCGATCAAGGAAACGAGCTATCACATGGAGCGGATACTGGGCTATACCCAAGAGCCGCCACAGGATATTCAGATGAGAAGTATTCAGGCTTGGTTTACTGCCGCTTTGGTGGACTTTACGGAGAAGACACACCTGGATTCTGCACTTTATCATCCCACAAATTACGCGCATTCTCAGGCTGAGGCGATCATGTTGAAGGAAGGGAAACAAGACGGTGTCTTGTATCATTCAGTCCGCCATCAGGATCATGAATGCTTTGCGTTGTATAAACCCAATTTGGTCAGTAAGGTATGTCAGTCCAGCCATTACGTTTACAAATGGAATGGCAGTGCTATCAATACTGTACTGGAAATCAGTATGGTATAAAAAAGGGCCAAATGGCCCTTTATTACAATTGAGTCGCTTTAGTTTTCAAGATAGCGGCTTTCAAGGTGTGTTTTGAAATGATCTGGATTCAGTGTCTCGCCGGTTGCTTCTTTCAGCAGGTTTTCGGTAGAAAGGAAGCTGGCTTTTTTCCAGATATGCCTGTCTAACCAGTTGAAGATAGGCTGCAGGTTCCGTTCACGAATCAGGTTTTCCACATTCATTTCACGACGTATGGCCGCCATGAACTGAGCCGCATACATAGCACCCAGAGTATAAGACGGGAAATAGCCGAAGCTGCCGTCTGTCCAGTGAATATCCTGCATACAGCCGTCAGTAAAGTTTCCTTTGGTCGATAACCCCAGATATTCGGTCATCTTCTTGTCCCACAATTCAGGGATATCTGCTACTTCGATGTTGCCTTCAATCAAATCGCGTTCAATTTCGTAACGTAAAATGATGTGCGCTGGATAAGTCACTTCATCGGCATCGACTCGGATGTAACCAGGCTCTACCCGGGTACTGAACAAAGACAAGTTCTCAGTGCTCAGGGCATTGTCGTTATTGCGGTCAAAGGCTTCACGGGCTAACGGCGCGAGGATTTCAATAAAAGGCTTACTGCGCGACAACTGCATTTCAAAAAACAGGCTTTGCGATTCATGAATACCCATTGATCTTGCCTGACCTACAGGCAAACTATGCCACTGTTCAGGAAGTCCTTGCTCGTAACGGGCATGGCCAGTTTCGTGGATAACCCCCATCAGAGCACTGGTAAAGTCCTCTTCATCATACCGGGTGGTAATACGAACATCCGTCGGAACACCACCACAAAACGGGTGTGTGCTTACGTCTAGCCGACCATGTCTGAAATCGAAGCCCAACTTACCCATAATATCCAGACTCAATGCTTTCTGTTGGGCTATCGGGAAAGGACCTTTAGGGGTCATCACCTGATCACTGGCTTGTTTTACTCTGACCTGCTGAATTAACGAAGGCAGCCATGTCTTCACCTGAGCAAAAATGGCATCAATTTTTTCACAGGTCATGCCGGGTTCATACAGGTCCAACATCGCGTCATAACGGCTTAACCCTGTTGCTTCAGCCCGAATTTGCGCTTCTTCTCTTGCGAGCTGAACAACGGTTTCGAGGTTCTGGCTGAACTCATGCCAATTATTTTCTTTTCGTTGTGTTCGCCAGGCGTGTTCACACTTTGAACCGGCGAGTGATTTTTTCTCCACCAGATCAGCCGGCAGGATATTGTCAATCTGCCAGACTCGCTTCATTTCTTGCAGACTGATTTTTTGTTCTTTAGACAAGGGTTCGGCTTCGGCTTTTGCAAACCATTCAGCCAGGGAAGGTGCCGTTGCCAGTTCGTGATGAATCAGCGCAAGCTCAGCCATGGCTTCAGAGCGGGCTGCATTTCCGCCTTCTGGCATTTTGGCAGCTTGATCCCAGCTGCAGATAGCGGATAAGTGTGAAATTTTGGAGAGCTTTTTAGCGTGTTGCTCCAGTTTCTGATAGTAAGTCATTTTTAATCCTTTATATTGACTTAGTAGCGTGCAGAACGACTACAGACTTAATTGGACCTCACTCAGCTTCAGGTTCGCTTATACAATGTCAGAGGATGGAGATGTCACTCAAAATGAAGCTGCTCGTTAACCGATAGAAATCATTCATTGGAATTGCGGGTTATGAGCGAGAATCCATTTTGCGCAACAGATAACTGAGTCGAATCGCGGTACGTATTCCTGCGAGTACCTGAACGCATAAGTTTCTATAGTATGATACGGATAAAACTGCCATATACCAGACTGTTCTTAGCAAATTTTTTGGTTTTTTGTTAATAAATCTTTATGTGATGTGATGGTTTTGGCGTTGTTTTTAGTGTTTTTGACTGGTTTGGTTTTTCTTGGTGAGTAAGATGTGCAATATGTCTGATAGGTATTTCTCTCAGCGAAGATATTGAAGGGATGAAAAAAGCCGCAATGTTTGCGGCTTTGAAAGGTGTCAATATTAGTTAACCTGCAAGATATCCAGCTTTTCTCCCGGATCAAATTCACTCGTGCCGTCGCCAGAGACAGGTGAGCTTGGCAAGTCTTCTTTATCAAAAGCGATATCACCGCCGTTAATCGCACCTGAATCTTTGTCGATTGATTTGAAATCAAACAGGCTAAAATCAGCCAGGTGAGACGGTACGACGTTTTGCATCGCAGTAAACATTGTTTCAATGCGGCCCGGATACCGTTTATCCCAGTCGCGCAGCATTTCTTTGATCACCTGACGCTGAAGGTTTGGCTGCGAGCCACACAGATTACATGGGATGATCGGGAACGCTTTCATTTCAGTGTAACGTTCGATGTCTTTTTCACGGCAATAGGCAAGCGGGCGAATCACGACGTGCTCACCGTTATCTGAGACAAGCTTAGGTGGCATGCCTTTCATTTTTCCGCCGTAGAACATGTTCAGGAAAAGCGTTTCCAGCATGTCATCACGGTGGTGCCCCAGCGCAATCTTGGTCGCGCCCAGCTCTTTTGCGGTACGGTACAAAATACCACGACGCAGACGGGAGCAAAGAGAGCATGTCGTTTTACCTTCCGGCACTTTCTCTTTGACGATTGAATAAGTATCTTCATTCACAATCTTGTACGGAACACCAAGCGATTCAAGGTATTCAGGCAAGATATGTTCAGGGAAACCGGGCTGCTTCTGATCAAGGTTAACTGCAATCAGTTCAAAGCTGACAGGGGCACTGCGCTGCAGGCTGCTCAACATTTCCAGCATGGTATAGCTGTCTTTACCACCAGACAGGCAAACCATAATGCGATCACCATCTTCGATCATATTAAAGTCAGCAATTGCCTGGCCCGTATTGCGGCGCAGTTTCTTTTGCAGCTTGTCGAAGTTGTACTTCTGTGCCTTTGTAAGCTCTTGATTCTGAGTCATTGCATCTCTCTTTACGTCGATTCAATCATTCTGTTCACCGACGGTAATTTCACTGAGCACGAGGATAAAACTGTCTTGAATTATCATCGATAAAGGTTACCGCGAACTGGGTTTACTTCCTGTGCTCACGGTAAATTTCATGGCGGGTATGATACGGATTCCAGCGTCGGATGCCAGCGTGATTTTCATCTTAATTGATAATTAAGCTGGCAAATAACTGATTGCATGGTGAACAGCGTTGGAAAGCACGCCTGCGGGCTGAAGGCGTGCTTTGAAGGACTTAGTTATTGGTTTGGATCCAGAGGGCTGATGTAACCATCGGGCTTAAGGGCCAGTAAGTCGCAGTTAAGGCTGTCGATGGTGTGCTCTGCAGTATTGCCGATAAAGACAGCAGAAAGACCGGTCCGGCCTGTGGTACCGAGTATCACGAGTTCAGCATCTAATTCTTCTGCGACTTTTGGAATGACGTCTTCAGGCAACCCTTCGACAACATGGGTTTTTTCTGCATCAATACCGTGTTTTTGTCTGAGCGCTTTCATGGAAGTCAGATGGTGGCCACGTACCGCATCAGTGTAGGTTGCAGGATCAAATTCTGGTAACTCAATCGTGATGTTAACCGGGGTGGCAGGGTAGGCATTGACCAGATTGACTTCGGCAACCAGTACTTCTGCCATGTTCTTCGCTTCACTGATGATTTTATCGTTCAGCGCTTCGTGCGTATCACTCTCTGCCGCTAAGTTGACACAAGCCAGTACTTTACCGTTTTCAGGCCAGCTGTGTTCTTTCACCAAAAGCACAGGGCATGGACATTTACGTAATAAATGCCAGTCGGTCGGAGTAAAAATAACAGAGCCAATTTTGTCGTGTTTATGGGTGGCTTTTATCAGGAGATCGTGATGATGGCTGTATACCTCGGCGATAACCGCTTCATAGGGGCGATTGTGCCAGACAACAAGGATATCGATATCAACACCGGCGCTGACATGAGGGCGGATAATGTCTTTTAACCATTCTTCGCGCTGTTGGATCACCCCACGCCGCATGGCCTGTCGTTCATCCGACGAGAGCATGGATGTCATTTCGTAAGAAAAATCGTAAATGGCAAGGAATACAGTGATGTGAACATTCTCACTCTTTTCCGCGAGGTGTACTGCGCGTGACAAAGCCGGTTGGTTGTCTTGCAGTGGATCAGCCACTACGAGGATGTTTTTGTATGAGTTCATAACTGCCCCCTGTCTCAACGGAATCGCAATTGACCTGGTCTGAAAAACTGTTTGTATTCAGATTAGTATATTCACTGTAAAGGATTGCTGCGAGGAAATGGAGGACTTTGACGAGGAATTCGAGTAAAAGTTGATGGGCATCAAGCCCATCAACTTTGAGGCGATTATTTGCAATGATTTGCGCCAGCAAGTTCTGCCAACTGTTCACGATTTAAAACCGTAATGTACTTGCCCTGCACACCAATGATTTCAGATTTCTGGAAACGTCCC is from Photobacterium sp. TLY01 and encodes:
- the uspE gene encoding universal stress protein UspE; protein product: MNSYKNILVVADPLQDNQPALSRAVHLAEKSENVHITVFLAIYDFSYEMTSMLSSDERQAMRRGVIQQREEWLKDIIRPHVSAGVDIDILVVWHNRPYEAVIAEVYSHHHDLLIKATHKHDKIGSVIFTPTDWHLLRKCPCPVLLVKEHSWPENGKVLACVNLAAESDTHEALNDKIISEAKNMAEVLVAEVNLVNAYPATPVNITIELPEFDPATYTDAVRGHHLTSMKALRQKHGIDAEKTHVVEGLPEDVIPKVAEELDAELVILGTTGRTGLSAVFIGNTAEHTIDSLNCDLLALKPDGYISPLDPNQ
- a CDS encoding RES family NAD+ phosphorylase — protein: MPNEYTLKHFRDQPCYRLIPSKYPPINLYEDVAEPDQLEAVFAVEALTNPRLAEETGSFARVPVEERLVGIPHCSYVMAAFTHVNPDGGRFNTADFGAYYATRDINTAIKETSYHMERILGYTQEPPQDIQMRSIQAWFTAALVDFTEKTHLDSALYHPTNYAHSQAEAIMLKEGKQDGVLYHSVRHQDHECFALYKPNLVSKVCQSSHYVYKWNGSAINTVLEISMV
- a CDS encoding carboxypeptidase M32 codes for the protein MTYYQKLEQHAKKLSKISHLSAICSWDQAAKMPEGGNAARSEAMAELALIHHELATAPSLAEWFAKAEAEPLSKEQKISLQEMKRVWQIDNILPADLVEKKSLAGSKCEHAWRTQRKENNWHEFSQNLETVVQLAREEAQIRAEATGLSRYDAMLDLYEPGMTCEKIDAIFAQVKTWLPSLIQQVRVKQASDQVMTPKGPFPIAQQKALSLDIMGKLGFDFRHGRLDVSTHPFCGGVPTDVRITTRYDEEDFTSALMGVIHETGHARYEQGLPEQWHSLPVGQARSMGIHESQSLFFEMQLSRSKPFIEILAPLAREAFDRNNDNALSTENLSLFSTRVEPGYIRVDADEVTYPAHIILRYEIERDLIEGNIEVADIPELWDKKMTEYLGLSTKGNFTDGCMQDIHWTDGSFGYFPSYTLGAMYAAQFMAAIRREMNVENLIRERNLQPIFNWLDRHIWKKASFLSTENLLKEATGETLNPDHFKTHLESRYLEN
- a CDS encoding DUF2987 domain-containing protein, with product MSTSFIKSLLLSFCLLAISGHVWAQNIEMRYSNLFSKLKHNIAESHPDVSIALYLINQQTGETCTVHKGWMQKEEHYEELVIPTDNALTIPLDNHLRQANPDVTFVIDDDITCDVSMQVIANSSFGKTIRKADLESLLPQMDILLNDLGGMFSSWFMPEVSGVVMHFATEQTGVITVSNDTIIPIEKGKAIVDVKQLPENTVLTLPSPAIRITPWLESTSN
- the ttcA gene encoding tRNA 2-thiocytidine(32) synthetase TtcA, coding for MTQNQELTKAQKYNFDKLQKKLRRNTGQAIADFNMIEDGDRIMVCLSGGKDSYTMLEMLSSLQRSAPVSFELIAVNLDQKQPGFPEHILPEYLESLGVPYKIVNEDTYSIVKEKVPEGKTTCSLCSRLRRGILYRTAKELGATKIALGHHRDDMLETLFLNMFYGGKMKGMPPKLVSDNGEHVVIRPLAYCREKDIERYTEMKAFPIIPCNLCGSQPNLQRQVIKEMLRDWDKRYPGRIETMFTAMQNVVPSHLADFSLFDFKSIDKDSGAINGGDIAFDKEDLPSSPVSGDGTSEFDPGEKLDILQVN
- a CDS encoding MbcA/ParS/Xre antitoxin family protein; its protein translation is MNTHTVAANQPLEQAGNQVLPVVFNILDKWHCSQNQQMALLGLSSRSTLNKYRSSPESAKVSKDLLERMSYILNIHKCLRILFTHEDSVYQWVQKPNSHPFFAGRSAMEVMGQGKVADLYEVATRLNAWRGGRS